A single genomic interval of Rhinopithecus roxellana isolate Shanxi Qingling chromosome 11, ASM756505v1, whole genome shotgun sequence harbors:
- the NDST2 gene encoding bifunctional heparan sulfate N-deacetylase/N-sulfotransferase 2 isoform X2 encodes MLQLWKVVRPARQLELHRLILLLIAFSLGSMGFLAYYVSTSPKAKEPLPLPLGDCSSSGAAGPGPARPPVPPRPPRPPETVRTEPVVLVFVESAYSQLGQEIVAILESSRFRYSTELAPGRGDMPTLTDNTHGRYVLVIYENLLKYVNLDAWSRELLDRYCVEYGVGIIGFFRAHEHSLLSAQLKGFPLFLHSNLGLRDYQVNPSAPLLHLTRPSRLEPGPLPGDDWTIFQSNHSTYEPVLLASLRPAEPLVPGPVLRRARLPTVVQDLGLHDGIQRVLFGHGLSFWLHKLIFVDAVAYLTGKRLCLDLDRYILVDIDDIFVGKEGTRMKVADVEALLTTQNKLRTLVPNFTFNLGFSGKFYHTGTEEEDAGDDMLLKHRKEFWWFPHMWSHMQPHLFHNRSVLADQMRLNKQFALEHGIPTDLGYAVAPHHSGVYPIHTQLYEAWKSVWGIQVTSTEEYPHLRPARYRRGFIHNGIMVLPRQTCGLFTHTIFYNEYPGGSRELDRSIRGGELFLTVLLNPISIFMTHLSNYGNDRLGLYTFESLVRFLQCWTRLRLQTLPPVPLAQKYFELFPQERSPLWQNPCDDKRHKDIWSKEKTCDRLPKFLIVGPQKTGTTAIHFFLSLHPAVTSSFPSPSTFEEIQFFNGPNYHKGIDWYMDFFPVPSNASTDFLFEKSATYFDSEVVPRRGAALLPQAKIITVLTNPADRAYSWYQHQRAHGDPVALNYTFYQVISASSQAPLALRSLQNRCLVPGYYSTHLQRWLTYYPSGQLLIVDGQELRTNPAASMESIQKFLGITPFLNYTRTLRFDDDKGFWCQGLEGGKTRCLGRSKGRRYPDMDTESRLFLTDFFRNHNLELSKLLSRLGQPVPSWLREELQHSSLG; translated from the exons ATGCTCCAGTTGTGGAAGGTGGTACGCCCAGCTCGGCAGCTGGAACTGCACCGCCTCATACTGCTGCTGATCGCTTTCAGCCTGGGCTCCATGGGCTTCCTGGCTTACTATGTGTCCACCAGCCCTAAGGCCAAGgaacccctgcccctgcccttggGAGACTGCAGTAGCAGTGGGGCAGCTGGTCCTGGCCCTGCACGGCCTCCAGTTCCACCTCGGCCCCCCAGGCCTCCAGAGACAGTTCGAACTGAACCTGTGGTCCTCGTGTTTGTGGAGAGTGCATACTCACAGCTGGGGCAGGAAATTGTGGCCATCCTGGAATCTAGTCGTTTTCGTTATAGCACTGAGTTGGCACCTGGCCGAGGGGACATGCCCACATTGACTGATAATACCCATGGCCGCTATGTCTTGGTCATCTATGAGAACCTGCTCAAGTATGTCAACCTGGATGCCTGGAGTCGAGAACTGCTAGACCGGTACTGTGTGGAGTATGGTGTGGGCATCATTGGCTTTTTCCGAGCCCACGAGCACAGCCTACTGAGTGCCCAGCTCAAGGGCTTTCCCCTTTTTTTACACTCAAACTTGGGGCTCCGGGACTATCAAGTGAATCCTTCTGCCCCGCTACTGCATCTCACACGCCCCAGCCGCCTAGAACCAGGGCCACTGCCTGGTGATGACTGGACCATCTTCCAATCCAATCATAGTACATATGAACCAGTGCTTCTTGCCAGCCTTCGGCCAGCTGAGCCCCTGGTGCCAGGACCAGTTCTTCGTCGGGCCCGGCTTCCCACTGTGGTACAGGACCTGGGGCTTCATGATGGCATCCAGCGGGTGCTCTTTGGTCACGGCCTTTCCTTCTGGCTCCACAAACTTATCTTCGTTGATGCTGTTGCATACCTCACTGGCAAGCGCCTCTGCCTGGACCTCGACCGCTACATCTTGGTAGACATCGATGACATCTTTGTGGGCAAGGAAGGGACCCGCATGAAGGTGGCTGATGTTGAG GCTCTGTTGACCACCCAGAACAAACTCAGGACCTTAGTCCCCAACTTCACCTTCAACTTGGGCTTCTCGGGCAAGTTCTATCATACTG GGACAGAGGAGGAGGATGCAGGGGACGACATGCTGCTGAAGCACCGCAAAGAGTTCTGGTGGTTCCCCCACATGTGGAGTCACATGCAGCCACACCTGTTCCACAATCGCTCCGTGCTGGCTGACCAGATGAGGCTCAACAAACAGTTTGCTCTG GAGCATGGGATTCCCACGGATCTGGGGTATGCTGTGGCCCCCCACCACTCGGGCGTGTACCCCATCCACACGCAGCTCTATGAGGCCTGGAAATCCGTGTGGGGCATCCAGGTGACCAGCACTGAGGAGTATCCCCATCTCCGCCCTGCCCGCTACCGTCGTGGCTTCATTCACAATGGCATTATG gTGCTGCCTCGGCAGACATGTGGCCTCTTCACTCACACAATCTTCTATAATGAGTATCCTGGAGGCTCTCGTGAACTAGACCGGAGCATCCGAGGTGGAGAGCTCTTTCTGACAGTGCTGCTTAATCCG ATTAGCATCTTTATGACCCATCTGTCCAATTATGGAAATGACCGGCTGGGCCTGTACACCTTTGAGAGCTTGGTGCGCTTCCTCCAGTGCTGGACACGGCTGCGCCTACAGACCCTTCCTCCTGTCCCGCTTGCACAGAAGTACTTTGAACTTTTCCCTCAGGAGCGAAGCCCCCTTTGGCAG AATCCCTGTGATGACAAGAGGCACAAAGATATCTGGTCCAAGGAGAAAACCTGTGATCGTCTCCCGAAGTTCCTCATTGTGGGACCCCAGAAAACAG GGACTACAGCTATTCACTTCTTCCTGAGCCTGCACCCAGCTGTAACTAGCAGCTTCCCTAGCCCCAGCACATTTGAGGAGATTCAGTTCTTCAACGGCCCTAATTACCACAAGGGTATTGACTG GTACATGGATTTCTTCCCTGTTCCTTCCAATGCCAGCACTGATTTCCTATTTGAAAAAAGTGCCACCTACTTTGACTCAGAGGTTGTACCACGGCGGGGGGCTGCCCTCCTGCCACAAGCCAAGATCATCACAGTGCTCACCAACCCTGCTGACAGGGCTTACTCCTGGTACCAG caTCAGCGAGCCCATGGAGACCCAGTTGCTCTGAACTATACCTTCTATCAGGTGATTTCAGCCTCCTCCCAGGCCCCTCTGGCACTACGCTCCCTGCAGAACCGCTGTCTTGTCCCTGGCTACTATTCTACCCATCTACAGCGCTGGCTGACTTACTACCCCTCTGGACAG TTGCTGATTGTGGATGGGCAAGAGCTGCGTACCAACCCAGCAGCATCAATGGAGAGCATCCAGAAGTTCCTGGGTATCACACCCTTTCTGAACTACACACGGACCCTCAG GTTTGATGACGATAAGGGATTTTGGTGCCAGGGACTTGAAGGTGGTAAGACTCGCTGCCTAGGCCGGAGCAAAGGCCGGAGGTATCCAGATATGGACACTGAG TCCCGTCTTTTCCTTACGGATTTTTTCCGGAACCATAATTTGGAGTTGTCGAAGCTGCTGAGCCGGCTTGGCCAGCCAGTGCCCTCATGGCTTCGGGAAGAACTGCAGCATTCCAGTCTGGGCTGA